The Polyangium aurulentum genomic interval CGTCGGGCACGCTCCGCCCGTCATGCACGTGCAGGGTAGGGAAGAACAGGTTTCCGTCGTAGCGGCTCTCGAAGGAGAAACCGAAAGGGTGAAGCTTCTGCTTTCCCGGGGCGAATTGATAGACCACGAAGGCATGGTCTGCGTAGCGGCTCGCGAAGGCGCGCATCATCGAGGGTGAGATCTGAAAGCGTGCATCGAGCCGCTCCATGTCGGCCAGCGAAGGCACGATAGACGCTTCATACGATCCGACCGTGACAATTTCCAGGGTTCCCACGCCAGGTCCCCCGAAGCCCCGCATTGGGGCGAGCGATGGAATATAAACAAAAAAAAGCTCCTCAAAAAGATTCTCGAACGCAGATAGATCGATCAACTCGACGCTCGAGCTCTGCGATGCGACCGGCACCGGCAAGATCATCGCGTTCGGCGTCCGGCTTTCGACCCTGGCCTCGTAGACGAGGAACTGCTTCCTCCCCTCCTTCTTCGCAAAAATCTTCGTCCCCCCAACCTTTGCCTGCCCGACGAACATGCACATCCCGTCGCCTCCTCCCTACTTCCCGCCCCGAATCCTCTGCCCCGCCTCGATCGCGAGCCTCTCCCACGCCGTCTTCAGCGCCTGATTCCCCGCGAATCGCCCCTGCCAGGCCGCATCCTCGGCCGGCTTCGTCTCCACCGTCAGCCCATATCGCGCCGCAATCGCCATGGCCCTCGGTGGATCCAGCCAGATCTCCGCGCACATCGTCGCGTACGCCTCCAGCGTCAGCTTCGGCTCCGGGAGCGCAGGACTCGCCGGTGCCGATTTCGCAAAAGGCAACGCCTTCAAATCGATCCGGAACACCGGCGCCGTCTCCCCGAGCCCCACCCCGAACGGTGTCCGCTGAGCAGGCTCCTTTGCCTTCGCCGCTTCATCCCCGAACGGCAGAGCCGGCTTGTCCACGCGAAACGCCGGCGCCGTCTCCCCCAGCGACGCTTCCTTGGGCGGCGCGCCCTTGTCGAAAGGCAACGCCGGCACCTCCACCTTGAACGCCGGCGCGGTTGTCCCAAGCTCCGGCTTTGGCGCGGCCTCTTTCGCAAACGGCATTGCCGGCGCATCCACCTTGAACGCCGGCGCCGTCGTCGCCAGCGCCGCCACCGCAGCCGGCTTCACCTCAGGCTCCTCTGGCGGCGCGGCCTCAGCTTCCTTCGCAAACGGCAGGATGGGTCTGTCGCTCGGCCCGAACGCAAGCCGCGTCTCTCCCATCGATGCAGCAGGCGCAGGCGCAGGGCTCGGCGCAAAGACGGGCGGCGGCGCGCCCGGCGCGGGCTTCGTGAATGGCATCGCCGGCAAATCCAGGACGAGCGCGAGAGACGTCTCCGCGAGCGAGGACGCAGGCGCAGCCCGCCGCCCCCGCAGCGCAGGTTTGCCAGGACGCACCTCCGGAACCGGACCCGCTGGCTCGGCCAGGAGCGCGAGCAGCTCCTTGCGCAGCGCCTCGTCGCTCGCCATGCGCGCTTGCCACTGCTCGATCAGCCAGAAAAGATCGCCCTCGCGCATCCCCAGCGCCGCGAGAAAGCCGAGCGGATCCTGCGCCCCCGTGAAGCCGCGCAACAAGGCGCAGAAGCCCCGCGCATCCATATCCAGCGGCGAAAGCGCCCGCGCCACGTCCGATTGCGCCGCCCTCCGATGCTCGTCGAACGCATCGAAAAGCTCCGCATCCCCGGTCGCGAACCGCTCGAGCCAGCCCTCCTCCGCCGCTGCCCAATCCTCCGCCCCGAGCCCGAGATGGGCGAGGCTCTCCTCCAGCGCAATGCCCTCGGACAGGTGCGCCATCACGGCCGCATACTTCGAGAGCGGCACGCCGCGCTCCACCGGCTCCGCGCCCTCACGCATCGTTCCTCACCACGATCTCGCGCAGGATGCGCTGGCCCCGCCCGGTCGGAAACGCCGCGCGAAAGACGAGCTCCACGCGCCGCTCGCCCGGGAGCACGATCACGGTGTCGATCGACGGACGCGCGATCTCGCGCTCGCCCCCGTCGTACCGCGCCCGCACCGCAACCGGAATGGCTGGCAAGACAAACGCGAACGGCTCGAGCGACATCCCGAGCACGCGCACCGGATCCCCAGGAGAAAGCCCCTCGTCGAAGCGCAGCGAGGGGTGCGCGACATTGCCGAAACGCGCTTCGTAATCCTCGGGCAAGAGCGGCATGCGCGCCGCGCGCCAGCGATCGTCGAACGTCCCCGCGTGCTCCTTCCGCGGCGACCAATGCGAGAGAATCGACCCGTACCCCACGGGCGCGTGCCGATCCGCAGCCGACGTGTGCGGCCGCTCGGGATGCTCGATCTGCGGCGCCCGCCTCCCCACGAGATCCGACGCGCTCTTCGCCACGCCAACACCGGAAGGATTGGCCCCCTCGACGACGCTCATGTCGTCGGACATCCCCCCATAAGCATTCTCGTAGGCGATCGGCACCCGCTCGAACGGCGCCGCGGGGCCAATGGCGACGCCGATCACGCCGTCGTAATACACCCGCGGCCCGTGCACGCGCAGCGGGACGATTCGCTTCTTCACCCCCACCGCCACGTCCATCACGAGGACCTTGCGCGGCGAGACCGCCTCCCCCACCACGACCACGTCGGCGCCGAGCTTCTCGAGGGCGATGTCCGACGGAAAGAGCGCGCTCGAGCGCGGATCGTCCGGCGCCCGCATCACGTCGTTCACGCGCACCGTGCCCGGCACGTCCGCCCGCCTGAGCGAGCCGTCGGACGCCACCGCAAACGTGGCCTTCACGATCGTCACGATGACGTCCCGCCCCTCCCGATCCAAAAGAGGCACGGGCAGCGCGGCGTGCGGGGTCTCGTTCGCGAAGCTCATCGGCGAGGCGCGACGACATCATACACGGGCGGCGCCCCGCGCAAAGGTCGTCGCATGGCGCTTTCGTGCCGATGACGAGAACGCTATCGCCCGCCCGTCTCCTCCGCAGCGACTGCCCGCGACGTCGCATCGAGCAGCGGCTCGGCCGACACCGGCTTGCCCGTCGCGTTCTCCATCCAGAGATCCGGCAGCACGCGCCCGATGGTGCACATCCGCTCGAATTCCGCCCCGGTCCCCAAACCTTTGAGCTTCTCCTCGAGCTGAAAAGCGATGATGTGCCCGAGCGGGTAATGCGGCAGGTAAAAGAAGCTCGAGATCATGTGCGAGTAGATCGCGAGCAGCGGCGAGCCCTTTCCACCCACGATCGGCGCGTAGAACTGGTCCCACAGCTCGGTCGCGATCTTCACCGTGGCCTCGCGCAGCTCGGCAGGCGTCGCTTCCGGGTGCGCGTACATGAAGCGCCAGACGCCGAGGTCCACGAGCGCGACGCCCGCGATCTCCCAGGTGGACCAGAACGAGTCGAGCACGCGCAACCGCTCGCTCCGCGCGTCGGGCTTCTGCAGCCCGAGCAGCTCGAGATCGCGGTGCTGGAACGTGAACGCAAGCGCCTCGGTGAACGCCGCGCCAGGCACGCCCTGCATCAACGTCGAGTCGACCCCGTAAAGCGAGAAGACCTGCTCGACGCTGTGCCCCATCTCGTGCACCGCGATGTTGTAGCCCTTGTAGTCCATGCCTCCCGTCGCCACGCGCGTGCGCAGGTGCGGGAAATCGCCGCCGCCCCAGCTCGGGTGCAGGTTCGTCCGCCTCCCCGCCTCGAGCGCGTGACCGGCGCCGCGCGACGGATCGACCGCGATGCGCGCGTCGAGCCACTTCGCCTTCTCTTTCGAGAAGCCGAGCGCCTCGAGCAGCCGCGGCATGTCCTTCTTGTACGCCTCGTGCGTCGGATACTTCTTGCGCGTGATCTCGGAGAGCTTCTCCTCGGAGAACGTCGCGCGCGGCATGAAGCCCGCGTACCAGATGTCGTGCGGCTCGAGCGGACGGCCGAGGCGCTTCTCGACGAGCTTGCCCACGCGCGCCGCGAGCGGCGACGAGACCACCGCGCGCAAGAGCGACTCCACGCGCGCCTCGGGCAGCTCGCTGTCGAGCTGGAAGCGCCGGGCGATCTCGGTCGGCGCCATGGGCGAATCGCGATCGAGCTGGCGCGCGGCGCGGAAGGTGCCGAGCAGCATCGCATAGCGCGTATCGGGCTCGCGCTCGGCGCTCGCAGACGGCTGCGCGGCGCGCTTGCCCTGCTCGGGGCGCGGCGTCTCGGTGACCTCGGGCGGCGCGAGGCGCACCGTGTTGTCGAACGGATCCCAGTCGACCCGCGGATCGTCGATCACCGCCTTCGGGATGTCCTGCGCGACGATGCGCTCCATCGCCCGCCGGATCACGCGCTGCCGCGCGAGGCCGTCCCCCTCGGCGTACTCGGCCCGGATCTGATCGCGCAGGTTCCAGTGCGTGATGAGCCGCATCCCCTTCGGGAAGAGGCGCTTGCCGCCCGGCGCGAGCACGTGGTGCATCCACAGGTTGTAGCCGGCGATGTACGCCTCGCTCGCAGCGCTCGCCTCCGCGCGAGCCTGGAGCGCAGCGCCGCTCGGGCGCAGGGCGAAGCGGCGCGCGAGGCGCGCGGCGGCCCAGTCACGACGGCTCCAGGAGCGTCCCTTCTGCGCCATCTCGTCGATCGGGACGAGCGGGAAGTTGAGCAGGACGACGAAGGCGATCTTGCTCTTGAAGAGGTCCTCGGGGACGTGCGCCCCCACGTCGAACGCTGCGAACATCGCGTCGATCGGCTGCTCGGGGCCGTACTCGAGCTCGTTCCAGGATCGCAGCGCGCGGCCGATCTCGAGCAGGTGGCCGTCCATCTGCTCGAACACGGAGGCGAACCGATCGAGCAGCCCGTCGCGCGCCTTGGGGTCCGCGACGAACCACCGCACGCACAGCTCCTCGAAGGCCTCGGGGCCGCCATCCTCGGCGCGCCACGCCGCAGCCACCTGCGTCACGCCCCGCTCGACGCGCGCCTTGATCGCCTCGGGCGCCGCCGCGAGCGCCCCCTCGCGCGAGAGCTTGTCGAGCACGGCCGCGGTCACCTTGGGAGCGAGCGCCTTCACCGAGGCCGCATCGCTCTTGTTTGCAGCGTTTTCATCGACGGACACGGCAGCCTCCTTGGCAGGCGCGGGCTTCGCATCGGGCACGGGCGCGGCGGGCGGCGGCGCGGATGCGCAGGAGAGGGCGAGGAGCGCGAGGGCGAGCGGCGTGGCCAGGCGAGGCGTCGGCATGCCCTCTCCGTATCACGAGACGTCCTCGCCCTCAGCCGAGGAGCAGCTCGCGAAGTGCGCCGAGACCAACCGCGCCCGTGCCGAGCAGCTCGGCGTGAAACGCCTTGCGATCGAAGGCCGCCCCTCGCCTCGCGCGCAGCTCGTCGCGCAGGGAGAGGATCTCGCGCTCGCCGACCTTGTACGCGATGGCCTGGCCGGGCCAGCCGAGATAGCGGGTCATCTCGGAAGCGGCGTTGTCCTGCGGCTGGCGCGCGACGCGCCAGATCATCTCGACGCCGTAGTCGAAGTCGATGAGCTCGCCGGGTCGGAAGGGCGCATCCGCGGGCGCCGAGAGCCCGAGGTGCGCGCCGATGTCGAGCACGACGCGGCAAGCGCGTATCATCTGACAGGCGAGCATGCCGAGCAGATAGTCGGGCCGGTCGTAGTAGCCGAGCTCCTCCATGAGCCGCTCGGCGTAGAGAGCCCAGCCCTCGGCGTAGCCCGTCTGCAGCTCGCTCTGCGCCACGCGGTGCAGGCGGCTGAGGCTGCCCTCGAGCGAGACCTGGATGCCGCACTGCAAGTGATGCCCCGGGAAGCCCTCGTGATACGCGGTGCTCACCTCGGCGTAGAGCGGCAGGAGCGCGTGGCTTCCGGGGGCGTACCAGATGGTCCCGGGCCGCGAGAAATCCTCGGACGGCGGGATGTAGTAGGCGCCGAGCGTGCTGCCCGGCGGCGCGAGCTTCACCTCGACGCGGCGCACGGGATCGGGGATGTCGAAGTGCACGCCGTCGAGCTCGCTCACCGCGCGCGCCTGGCGCTCGGCCATGATGCGCACGAGATCCTCGGGCCCGTGCGCGCAGCGGGCGGGGTCGGTCTCGAGCAGCCGGATCACCTCGTCGAGATCGGCTCCCGGAAGGATCTGCGCGGCGACCTCGCGCATGCGCGCGTCGATGCGGCGGATCTCGGACCAGCCCCAGGCGAACGTCTCGCGCGGGTCGATGTCGAGGCCGAGGAAGCTCTTCGCCTTGCGCACGTACCGCTCCTCGCCGACCCCGTCCGACACGCGCGCCGCGGGCCGATAGGTCCCTTCGAGGTAGTCCGTGAGCTCTCCATAGGTGCGCGCCGCATGCTGCGCCGCTCGATCGAGCCGCTCGGCGAGGGCCGGATCGAAGGCCTCGCTGCGCGCGAACGTGGCGGGGAGCGAACGGAAAAATGATCCCTCACCCGCGTGCACGCGCCCCTGCGCGATCGCCGCGTCGACCTGCCGCACCGCCACGGTCTGGCCCCGCCTGCGCCCCTCTTCGAGCGCCGCGCGGTAGCTCGCGCATGGCGGATCGATGGTCTTGAGCCTCTGCACCATGCGCTCCCAGCCCGTGCGCGAGCCCGTGTCCATCACGTCGAAGACCATGCGCACGAGCTGGAAAGGCGAGGCGATGTTGTTGAGGTCGACGAGGTGCTCGTCGTGCGCGAGGCGGTCGAGCTCGACGTCGAGAAAATCGCGCATCACGAGGGCCGCGAGCCGCTCACGCGCATCCACGGGCGTGGGCAGGGCGTCGAGGCGACGGCGGTAGTCGGTGAGCAGGGACATCGCCCGCGCGGCGCCCTCGGGGCCGAAATCATCCCAGGCGTGGTCGTGGCCAGGGACGCCCCAGAAGGTCGCGGAGACGGGCCGGAGCGCAACGAAGTCGTCGAGGAGCGCGTCGCTGAGGGCGAGCACGGAGGGCGCGGTGGTGTCGGTCAAGAGTCCTCCTGGATCGAGGCTTCTCTTTAACCGACGTCGATGGCGCGGGCTACGGCTTGGCCTCGCCGACGACCTCGATCGAGACGTCATCGAGGAACGCGCGACCGCTGCCGCTGAGCACGAAGCCGATCTCGAGCGCGTCGGCGCTCTCCGGGATCGAGGCCTCGAGCGTTTGCTCCTTCCACGCGGCGGTCGTGATGGCGTCGCGCGTGGTGGCGAATGCGACGGACGAGGTCCAGATCCGCGCCGCGGCGGGACGCGCGTCGAGGTAGAACGCCGCCTCGTTGCCGGGTCCTCTGACCTCGGCGCGCGCAAAGGCGCGCACGCGGATGCGCTTGCCGCGATAAGAGGCGGCGTCGATCTGCTGGGAGAGCTTCCCCAGGCCGAGGGCGACCTGCGCCTTGTCGCGGATCAACGCCGCCGCGCGCTTGCCCCCGTGCGGGCGTTGCGTGGTGAGCTCCGCGCTGTGGCCGTGTTGCTGCCAAAACGTCCACCCCGCTGGCGTCTCGCCGGCTTTGCCTTCCTCGAGGCCGGGATTCACGAGGGTTGGTGTCTTCGCCGGCTGCAGACGCGGGGTCTTCTTGTAGAGCGCGCTCGGCCGAGCTGCGGTCGTCTCGCGAACGTAGAGCACGGCATCGTACTCCTTTGCCCACGACAACTTGGTCATCGACGCCTGTGGATACGCCTCGGGGTATGCCGAGCCGACGAACCGCGTCAGCATGTGCGCGCCGAGCCACGAGGCAGCAGGGCTGCCTTTCGGAGCGCGGCGCAGGTCGAGCGCGTAAAGGGGATGGCCGACCAGCGACAGCCCCGCATCGATGCTGCCGGGCGGCATGGGCCCCACGGTGAACGAGCGCAACGCCATGCCTGTCTCGGGGCGCATGTCCAGCGCCTGGAACGAGCCCGAGCCGAACGCGAAGCCGAAGATGACGTGCTCGGCCCCGAGCGCCTCGTGCAGAAGCCAGCCCATGCGCGGGAACGTGGCTTCTCTCGTGCGGTTGACGTGCAGGTTGTGCGCCCAGAGGACCAGCTTCGATCCTGGCCCATCGATATCGAGCAACGCCCGAACGTTCTCGGCCATGGCGCTGTCACGGGTGCCTCTGTCCGGAAAAACCGGGCCGGGCTCGATCCCCTGGCGGATCGTCCGGGCCGTGAGGTGCGCAAGCGCATGGGCCCCAGCACCGCCGCGCTTTTCGTAGGCGTCCTTGTTCTCGTCGATGTGCTTGATCACGCGCTCGACGCCATCGGCGATCGCCTGAACCTCGGCCGTGGACAGGTCCTTGAGGATCGAGGCCTCGAAGTCACTGTCGATGGGCGCGAGCAGCTTGGTTGCCTCGGGCAAGTAGGCTGGATCCAGGCGACGAATGTCGTCGAGCAACACGCGCGCTCCGCTCGCGGGCGCCTGCACGTCGAACCCGTAAAACCGAAGCTTGCGCGTGTGGGCTGGGTCCTCGTTGTACTTGCGCATCCAGCGGACGAGGTCGATCACCTCCTCGGTGTTCCAGGTCCAGAAGCCCATGCCGGCGACGACCGCGACCGGATCGCCCTTGCCCGTGAGCACGTACTCGTTGACCGGACGCGAGTCGGGCATGCTCGCTTCGATAGCGAAGCCGGTGAACCCGAGCTCGGTGGCGAGGTACTCGAACAGCCGGTGCTTGAGCTTGAAAAACTCGCGCGTGCCATGCGTGGCCTCGCCGAGCGAGACGACGCGCGCCTTGCCCACGACGTCGCGCAACGGCACGAGGTCGGCGAATCCCTTGCCAGCCT includes:
- a CDS encoding DUF2169 family type VI secretion system accessory protein, yielding MSFANETPHAALPVPLLDREGRDVIVTIVKATFAVASDGSLRRADVPGTVRVNDVMRAPDDPRSSALFPSDIALEKLGADVVVVGEAVSPRKVLVMDVAVGVKKRIVPLRVHGPRVYYDGVIGVAIGPAAPFERVPIAYENAYGGMSDDMSVVEGANPSGVGVAKSASDLVGRRAPQIEHPERPHTSAADRHAPVGYGSILSHWSPRKEHAGTFDDRWRAARMPLLPEDYEARFGNVAHPSLRFDEGLSPGDPVRVLGMSLEPFAFVLPAIPVAVRARYDGGEREIARPSIDTVIVLPGERRVELVFRAAFPTGRGQRILREIVVRNDA
- a CDS encoding DUF885 domain-containing protein — protein: MTDTTAPSVLALSDALLDDFVALRPVSATFWGVPGHDHAWDDFGPEGAARAMSLLTDYRRRLDALPTPVDARERLAALVMRDFLDVELDRLAHDEHLVDLNNIASPFQLVRMVFDVMDTGSRTGWERMVQRLKTIDPPCASYRAALEEGRRRGQTVAVRQVDAAIAQGRVHAGEGSFFRSLPATFARSEAFDPALAERLDRAAQHAARTYGELTDYLEGTYRPAARVSDGVGEERYVRKAKSFLGLDIDPRETFAWGWSEIRRIDARMREVAAQILPGADLDEVIRLLETDPARCAHGPEDLVRIMAERQARAVSELDGVHFDIPDPVRRVEVKLAPPGSTLGAYYIPPSEDFSRPGTIWYAPGSHALLPLYAEVSTAYHEGFPGHHLQCGIQVSLEGSLSRLHRVAQSELQTGYAEGWALYAERLMEELGYYDRPDYLLGMLACQMIRACRVVLDIGAHLGLSAPADAPFRPGELIDFDYGVEMIWRVARQPQDNAASEMTRYLGWPGQAIAYKVGEREILSLRDELRARRGAAFDRKAFHAELLGTGAVGLGALRELLLG
- a CDS encoding erythromycin esterase family protein; this translates as MIAPWLAAALLGCAGAAGQADTSARPSTEATTTAPSDNGRPSSSELAVSGVVKAPDGKPVDGALVAAVVGESGEIAARVRTSGGGRFRIVGLKPGRYGLTATAPGFAAAYHDAFDLAPGKPLEGQDLALGGKGFTLRGVVRRVNGQPASRAQVLAFRSSEFEGDTFVVETDERGAYAITLPEAEYSLGVDVPGERTSPTLVTEPRDHTLDLNLERDFPVDQPPPDEVVAWLKQNAIPLRTVEAGKGFADLVPLRDVVGKARVVSLGEATHGTREFFKLKHRLFEYLATELGFTGFAIEASMPDSRPVNEYVLTGKGDPVAVVAGMGFWTWNTEEVIDLVRWMRKYNEDPAHTRKLRFYGFDVQAPASGARVLLDDIRRLDPAYLPEATKLLAPIDSDFEASILKDLSTAEVQAIADGVERVIKHIDENKDAYEKRGGAGAHALAHLTARTIRQGIEPGPVFPDRGTRDSAMAENVRALLDIDGPGSKLVLWAHNLHVNRTREATFPRMGWLLHEALGAEHVIFGFAFGSGSFQALDMRPETGMALRSFTVGPMPPGSIDAGLSLVGHPLYALDLRRAPKGSPAASWLGAHMLTRFVGSAYPEAYPQASMTKLSWAKEYDAVLYVRETTAARPSALYKKTPRLQPAKTPTLVNPGLEEGKAGETPAGWTFWQQHGHSAELTTQRPHGGKRAAALIRDKAQVALGLGKLSQQIDAASYRGKRIRVRAFARAEVRGPGNEAAFYLDARPAAARIWTSSVAFATTRDAITTAAWKEQTLEASIPESADALEIGFVLSGSGRAFLDDVSIEVVGEAKP